From a region of the bacterium genome:
- a CDS encoding carotenoid biosynthesis protein, producing the protein MLDSIIITICKRPYVFLFLLTYLFLSIKREGLRNSLVFLFVGYLIAWISEASSIRTGFPYGWYFYKYQNMPGELFNFGVPVWDSVSYVFLTYAGLRVAEFSFPQQLAPFKKAWLAAFFTTLLDVIVDPLAHMGGRWFLGDIYYYPNPGFYFNVPLSNFAGWLLVSFCIAWAGLILRKPYFAPVFSRLIHLGGIGLYTGVFLFNLLITLWIKDYFLALCSTMWFLIPAFFIFKEIKKLRPSSN; encoded by the coding sequence ATGCTCGACTCCATCATCATTACCATTTGTAAACGCCCTTACGTATTTTTGTTTCTTCTCACCTATCTTTTTTTAAGTATTAAACGTGAAGGTTTACGCAACTCACTTGTTTTTCTTTTTGTAGGTTATCTTATAGCCTGGATTTCGGAAGCGTCTTCCATTCGCACAGGTTTTCCATACGGGTGGTATTTTTATAAATATCAAAATATGCCCGGCGAACTTTTTAATTTTGGAGTACCCGTGTGGGATTCGGTTTCATACGTCTTTTTAACCTATGCCGGATTACGCGTGGCTGAATTTAGTTTTCCACAGCAGTTGGCTCCATTTAAAAAAGCATGGCTCGCGGCCTTTTTTACAACATTGTTAGATGTAATTGTAGATCCCTTAGCCCACATGGGAGGCCGCTGGTTTTTAGGTGATATTTATTATTATCCCAATCCGGGTTTTTATTTTAATGTTCCACTCTCTAATTTTGCAGGATGGTTGCTAGTAAGTTTTTGTATTGCATGGGCAGGATTAATTTTAAGAAAGCCATACTTTGCACCTGTGTTTAGCCGTCTCATTCATTTAGGCGGCATTGGCTTGTATACAGGGGTTTTCCTGTTTAATTTACTTATTACACTTTGGATAAAAGACTATTTTTTGGCTTTATGTAGCACCATGTGGTTTTTAATACCTGCTTTTTTCATCTTTAAAGAAATAAAAAAGCTAAGACCTTCAAGTAATTAG
- a CDS encoding response regulator, which produces MSQAALSFRPSESSVLNTPKILVVDDNPTNVELVSVQLKQFNYQILKAYDGEEALEIIKKTPPDLILLDLMMPRMSGYEICKIIKSNPETHLIPTIIVTALRELDDKLKAIELGADDFLMKPYNKLELITRVKSLLRVKQLYDDLDSSENIVFALAEALEAKDNYTRGHSERVAKYSVLLGREMGLNSQELDDLKKGSLLHDIGKVGVRDDVLNKEARLTQEEIAHIRTHPERGYDICKKLKSFKNLLPIIRSHHERMDGKGHPEGLTGDQIPLLARICSITDAFDAMTSNRPYRKGIAPTQAADIFERERATGQWDTAIVDTFVSLIRKNAAERSR; this is translated from the coding sequence ATGTCTCAAGCCGCATTATCTTTTCGCCCTTCCGAAAGTTCAGTATTGAATACTCCCAAAATTTTGGTGGTTGACGATAACCCTACCAATGTAGAACTGGTTTCGGTTCAGCTTAAACAATTTAATTATCAAATTTTAAAGGCGTACGACGGCGAAGAGGCTCTTGAGATTATAAAAAAAACACCGCCCGATCTTATTTTGCTGGATCTCATGATGCCGCGCATGAGCGGTTATGAAATTTGTAAAATCATCAAAAGTAATCCCGAAACGCATCTCATCCCCACTATTATTGTTACGGCTTTACGGGAGCTAGATGACAAATTAAAAGCCATCGAGCTGGGCGCCGATGACTTTTTAATGAAGCCCTATAATAAGTTAGAGCTCATCACGCGTGTTAAATCTCTTTTAAGAGTAAAACAACTATACGACGATTTAGACTCTTCCGAAAATATTGTTTTTGCCTTAGCCGAAGCTTTAGAAGCCAAAGATAATTATACGCGTGGTCATTCAGAGCGTGTTGCAAAATATTCCGTTTTACTCGGACGTGAAATGGGACTTAATTCCCAAGAATTGGACGACCTTAAAAAAGGTTCTCTTTTGCACGACATTGGCAAAGTGGGTGTTCGTGATGATGTTCTTAATAAAGAAGCACGGCTCACCCAAGAAGAAATAGCCCACATTCGCACTCATCCTGAACGTGGTTACGATATTTGTAAAAAATTAAAATCATTTAAAAACTTATTGCCCATTATTCGTTCCCATCACGAACGTATGGATGGCAAAGGGCATCCCGAAGGCTTAACCGGCGACCAAATCCCGTTACTGGCCCGTATTTGTTCTATTACCGATGCCTTTGATGCTATGACTTCTAACCGCCCTTATCGAAAAGGAATTGCCCCTACGCAAGCAGCCGACATTTTTGAACGTGAACGCGCCACCGGGCAATGGGATACTGCAATTGTAGATACCTTTGTATCTCTCATCCGCAAAAACGCAGCCGAACGCAGCCGCTAA
- a CDS encoding vegetative protein, producing the protein MSETCKVEKCKREYRAKGYCDAHYKKWKRGELPKSRYKTCHNENCNKKVSKSGLCEEHFAAVYGKKAGAAPAAEAPAAS; encoded by the coding sequence ATGAGTGAAACGTGTAAGGTAGAAAAATGTAAACGTGAATACCGCGCTAAGGGTTATTGCGATGCCCATTATAAAAAATGGAAACGTGGTGAATTGCCTAAAAGCCGTTATAAAACCTGCCACAACGAAAATTGTAATAAAAAAGTGAGTAAATCGGGTTTGTGTGAAGAGCATTTTGCTGCTGTTTATGGTAAAAAAGCAGGGGCTGCTCCCGCTGCCGAAGCTCCTGCTGCATCTTAG
- the pyrR gene encoding bifunctional pyr operon transcriptional regulator/uracil phosphoribosyltransferase PyrR, which translates to MSILLKENQVADIIGVMAKQISAKVSNLDDLALVGIRSRGVPLAESLAKKIGKVPVGALDITLYRDDLSRLSEHPVVKKTEINFALDDKTVFLVDDVLYTGRTIRAALDALFDFGRPKAVYLAVLIDRGGRELPIEATVVGKVYDVEVDSNVKVNLLEVDGKTFVELENK; encoded by the coding sequence ATGAGCATTTTACTTAAAGAAAACCAGGTAGCCGATATCATCGGAGTTATGGCTAAACAGATTAGTGCCAAAGTGAGCAATTTGGACGATTTGGCCCTGGTGGGTATTCGCAGCCGCGGGGTTCCTTTAGCAGAGTCTTTGGCCAAAAAGATTGGAAAGGTGCCGGTTGGTGCTTTGGATATCACTCTTTATCGTGATGATTTGTCGCGCCTTTCTGAACATCCTGTTGTTAAAAAGACCGAAATTAATTTTGCCCTCGACGATAAGACCGTCTTTTTAGTGGATGATGTGCTTTATACAGGCCGTACCATCCGTGCGGCACTGGATGCCTTATTCGACTTTGGTCGCCCTAAAGCTGTTTATCTGGCTGTACTTATCGATCGTGGTGGGCGTGAGTTGCCTATTGAGGCCACCGTTGTAGGTAAAGTGTATGATGTAGAAGTGGATAGCAATGTGAAGGTAAATTTGTTGGAAGTAGACGGAAAAACTTTTGTGGAACTTGAAAATAAATGA
- a CDS encoding aspartate carbamoyltransferase catalytic subunit, with amino-acid sequence MTFKRKDLLGIEDLSKEEILSIIETARSFQEVGAREVKKVPALRGKTIINLFYESSTRTRASFEIAGKRLSGDVINFSPSGSSVEKGESLMDTAKNLEAMGPDIIVCRHSMAGVPYWLSKNLKASIINAGDGFHEHPTQALLDVMTLLDAKKKIEGLKVVIVGDIAHSRVARSDIYALQKLGAKVSVVGPASMIPVGIETFGVEVSYNLREAIKDADCAIMLRIQNERLGLTPFPTTREYSQFYGLNKEVLKGAKKDITIMHPGPVNRGVEIDPMVADGPYSVILDQVKNGVAIRMAVLYLLTQHHEEKKK; translated from the coding sequence ATGACATTTAAACGCAAAGATTTATTAGGCATTGAAGATCTCTCCAAAGAGGAAATTTTATCTATTATTGAAACAGCCCGTTCTTTCCAGGAAGTAGGCGCCCGCGAAGTTAAAAAAGTACCGGCGCTGCGTGGTAAAACCATCATTAATTTGTTTTACGAAAGCTCTACCCGCACACGAGCCAGCTTTGAAATAGCCGGTAAACGTTTATCGGGTGACGTGATTAACTTTTCGCCAAGCGGATCCTCTGTAGAAAAAGGTGAAAGCTTGATGGATACGGCCAAAAATCTGGAAGCCATGGGGCCGGATATCATCGTGTGTCGTCACAGCATGGCGGGGGTTCCTTACTGGCTCTCTAAAAATTTAAAGGCCTCCATCATTAATGCCGGCGATGGTTTTCATGAGCATCCTACTCAAGCACTGCTCGATGTGATGACCTTGTTGGATGCCAAAAAGAAAATTGAAGGATTAAAAGTAGTGATTGTGGGTGATATTGCCCATAGCCGTGTGGCTCGTTCGGATATCTACGCGCTTCAAAAACTAGGGGCTAAAGTATCGGTAGTGGGGCCGGCTTCCATGATACCGGTAGGCATTGAAACCTTTGGAGTAGAAGTATCGTATAATTTACGCGAAGCCATTAAAGATGCCGATTGCGCCATCATGCTGCGCATCCAGAACGAACGATTAGGCTTAACACCGTTTCCTACCACGCGCGAATACTCACAGTTTTATGGACTTAATAAAGAAGTTTTAAAGGGCGCTAAAAAAGATATCACCATCATGCACCCGGGCCCGGTTAATCGCGGTGTGGAAATTGATCCGATGGTGGCTGATGGGCCTTACTCGGTAATACTCGATCAGGTTAAAAATGGCGTGGCTATCCGTATGGCGGTGCTTTACTTGCTGACCCAGCATCACGAAGAAAAGAAAAAATGA